The Cohnella abietis genome has a segment encoding these proteins:
- a CDS encoding helix-turn-helix domain-containing protein yields the protein MQVSMLKAATLIDPEVQSNFHIEYSIKHAYPLHSHDYYEIFIIMAGKCAHLINGETQYLEEGTMVFIRPDDTHCYDFYEDADCQFMNVNFYREVVENAFEYFGSPLFAQQLKTSRLSPVIPLLPSDTDVLLRKGKQIQLYTSIDKQKARILARSFVTDALTHYFGDYRDESTIMMPQWFDLLLSELQKKENFTGGLNRLRMLSDRSIGHLNRVFKQYLHTTPTAYINHLRLGYAKNLLLTTRMSILEVAYEAGFDNLSHFYHLFKRSYGISPGRVR from the coding sequence ATGCAGGTTTCCATGCTGAAAGCGGCAACGCTGATCGATCCGGAGGTACAGTCCAATTTTCATATCGAATATTCGATCAAGCATGCGTACCCGCTACACAGCCATGATTATTATGAAATCTTTATTATTATGGCGGGCAAATGCGCGCATCTCATTAATGGAGAGACGCAGTATCTAGAGGAAGGCACGATGGTGTTTATTCGTCCTGATGATACGCATTGCTACGATTTCTACGAGGATGCGGACTGTCAGTTTATGAATGTGAACTTCTATAGAGAAGTGGTGGAAAATGCCTTCGAATATTTTGGGAGCCCTCTTTTTGCGCAGCAGCTAAAAACCTCTCGACTGTCACCCGTCATTCCACTTCTTCCCTCAGATACGGACGTCCTGCTCCGGAAGGGCAAACAAATTCAGCTTTATACGTCTATCGACAAGCAGAAAGCTCGTATTCTGGCGCGGAGCTTCGTTACCGATGCATTGACGCATTACTTTGGCGATTATCGGGACGAGAGCACTATAATGATGCCTCAATGGTTCGACCTGTTGCTCTCGGAGCTGCAGAAGAAGGAGAATTTCACCGGCGGACTAAATCGGTTGCGTATGCTGTCTGATCGAAGCATTGGTCATTTGAACCGCGTGTTCAAACAGTATCTTCATACAACGCCGACGGCATACATTAATCACTTGCGGCTCGGCTACGCCAAAAACCTGCTCCTCACGACCCGCATGAGCATTCTCGAAGTCGCTTATGAAGCAGGATTTGATAACCTGAGTCACTTCTACCACTTGTTCAAAAGAAGCTACGGTATTTCTCCTGGTAGAGTCCGCTGA
- a CDS encoding M24 family metallopeptidase, whose amino-acid sequence MNPLIEKRHLALREAERKAEELFKAIEEKGILRSGATEKQINKEIYSLAFEMFGIKKYWHKRIVRAGKNTLHPYNENPPDLTVAEDDIIFLDFGPIFEDWEADFGRTFVLGDDLRKKKLKNDIARAWDEGKAYFQSQPNITGSELYVFVCELALKYGWEFGGPHAGHLIGEFPHEQIQGDEVENYIHPDNQIPMRDPDTNGHPRDWILEIHFIDRELEIGGFIEHLLTVE is encoded by the coding sequence TTGAATCCATTAATTGAGAAACGACATTTAGCGCTACGAGAAGCTGAAAGGAAAGCCGAAGAGCTGTTCAAAGCGATTGAAGAAAAGGGAATATTGCGTAGTGGGGCGACTGAAAAGCAAATCAATAAAGAGATTTATAGCTTGGCTTTTGAGATGTTTGGAATTAAAAAATATTGGCATAAACGCATTGTGCGAGCGGGCAAAAACACCTTACATCCCTATAATGAAAATCCGCCTGATTTAACGGTCGCTGAGGATGATATTATCTTTCTTGATTTTGGCCCTATTTTCGAAGATTGGGAAGCTGATTTTGGTCGGACATTCGTGCTCGGAGATGATTTGAGAAAGAAAAAGCTAAAGAATGATATTGCTCGGGCATGGGATGAAGGCAAAGCTTATTTTCAATCTCAGCCTAATATTACAGGGAGTGAGCTTTACGTATTTGTTTGCGAGCTTGCTCTAAAGTATGGATGGGAATTCGGGGGTCCGCATGCGGGACATCTTATTGGCGAGTTTCCTCATGAACAAATTCAAGGTGATGAGGTTGAGAACTATATTCATCCCGATAATCAAATTCCGATGAGAGATCCGGACACAAACGGTCATCCAAGAGATTGGATTCTTGAAATCCATTTTATCGACCGTGAGCTCGAAATTGGAGGCTTTATAGAGCATTTACTAACAGTTGAGTAG
- a CDS encoding type 2 periplasmic-binding domain-containing protein — protein MTFRKVKGKSLAAMTLAMVVLGTTACSGSNNNAEPAPSSSGAPVSTPSGDANATGGAGDSKSFKLWLGWTATINNDSMVQKIWKEKEPGIEVKLEATQGDAMTALNLKLNTGGFDDAAIFKRTDIVNSSMIRSGSVLPVEQYFDMPDKYPGLASIPKQYLDAMKDKDGHIWSIPTWFDQNPNDPWPGWASLGWFIRKDVLDKTGLKVDDLKTIAGVEDYLRAAAKQKDASGKALIPLSFLSSENDENVILSTFGVSTATAGGMIPVQKKGDSYEFIYDNPQYKVAYQWMNKMYREGLIDPESITDKQERYKEKTKSGRIAMNVGGFFNMDAHMWEVLDGPTEPAWYIDSIPYPQVPGVDHVGANQLVNPYPYNDVYISKDTKNLSAILAFVDYMLLPKPEQQQVANEGPAGVFWDWSDKPLGKWKYTDDNYQKLHDSGDAAKIASTTPSLYSISSYSNEWYPWWNYDVTNPAGRLKTIDLTQKVGKMGGVRIAEPYDLVSAKTGGLLEKYLPELENVRKEFKAKLLMAKEDKQFEAAWKDFQSALEKRAHWSELKQEWNASFQEQTAKS, from the coding sequence ATGACTTTTCGTAAAGTAAAAGGAAAGAGTTTGGCAGCAATGACCCTCGCGATGGTTGTACTGGGGACAACGGCCTGCTCAGGCAGCAACAATAATGCCGAGCCTGCTCCGTCTAGTAGTGGGGCTCCAGTATCGACACCTAGCGGGGATGCTAATGCCACTGGAGGAGCGGGCGACTCTAAGTCATTCAAGCTGTGGCTCGGATGGACCGCAACTATCAACAATGACAGCATGGTACAGAAAATCTGGAAAGAGAAAGAGCCAGGTATCGAAGTCAAGCTGGAGGCTACTCAAGGCGACGCTATGACAGCTCTGAACCTGAAGCTAAACACAGGCGGCTTTGATGACGCGGCGATCTTCAAAAGAACCGATATCGTTAATTCCTCTATGATCCGGTCCGGTAGTGTGCTTCCGGTCGAACAATATTTCGACATGCCGGACAAATACCCTGGACTAGCGTCTATACCGAAGCAATATCTGGATGCGATGAAGGACAAGGATGGCCATATTTGGTCGATTCCGACTTGGTTTGACCAGAATCCTAACGATCCTTGGCCAGGCTGGGCATCATTGGGTTGGTTCATCCGGAAGGATGTTCTGGATAAGACTGGCTTGAAAGTAGATGATCTGAAGACGATTGCCGGCGTCGAGGATTATTTAAGGGCGGCAGCCAAGCAGAAGGACGCATCAGGCAAGGCGCTCATTCCGCTTAGCTTCCTTTCAAGTGAGAACGACGAGAATGTTATTCTCAGCACGTTCGGGGTATCAACCGCAACTGCCGGAGGCATGATTCCTGTGCAGAAGAAGGGCGATAGCTATGAGTTCATCTACGACAATCCGCAGTACAAAGTCGCTTACCAATGGATGAATAAAATGTACCGTGAGGGACTCATCGACCCTGAATCGATCACGGACAAGCAAGAGCGTTATAAAGAGAAAACGAAATCTGGGCGCATAGCAATGAACGTCGGTGGATTTTTCAATATGGATGCCCACATGTGGGAAGTGCTAGATGGCCCAACTGAGCCAGCATGGTACATTGATTCGATTCCGTATCCTCAAGTTCCAGGAGTTGATCATGTCGGAGCCAATCAACTTGTTAATCCGTACCCTTATAATGACGTGTATATTAGTAAGGATACGAAAAATCTGAGCGCCATTCTCGCATTCGTGGACTACATGCTTCTGCCGAAGCCGGAGCAGCAACAGGTAGCAAACGAAGGTCCAGCGGGGGTGTTCTGGGATTGGTCAGATAAGCCGCTCGGCAAATGGAAATACACTGACGACAATTATCAAAAGCTTCATGATTCAGGCGATGCGGCGAAGATAGCGAGCACAACTCCGTCGCTGTATAGCATTTCCTCTTACAGCAATGAGTGGTATCCTTGGTGGAACTACGATGTAACGAATCCAGCAGGTAGGCTGAAGACGATCGACCTTACTCAGAAAGTCGGTAAAATGGGCGGTGTCCGCATCGCAGAGCCTTATGACTTGGTAAGTGCAAAGACTGGCGGCCTATTGGAGAAATATTTACCTGAGCTTGAGAATGTCCGTAAAGAGTTCAAGGCTAAGCTGCTGATGGCCAAAGAAGATAAGCAGTTCGAAGCAGCTTGGAAGGATTTCCAATCCGCGCTAGAGAAACGTGCCCACTGGAGCGAGCTTAAGCAGGAGTGGAACGCTAGCTTTCAAGAGCAAACGGCTAAGTCTTAA
- a CDS encoding serine aminopeptidase domain-containing protein: MKKVYSFLKKPQGLLALSLVLMILGSFFAGMFNTSVYSVNVKEISFKGDHGNLSGLLYTPKGAGPEDPRPVIITTHGYLNTKEMQDAPAIEMSRRGYIVLALDQYDHGDSRWTADIPVKSMFSTFWVYSQFDAAKYIYQQPYTKKDEKGNAYVAVSGHSMGGFSSLVSMYMDEMNALKTGYRMIYSGIAVGADFSYASAIAPQDQLQAAFGNRTVGVIGGKYDEFFFNKSESEKSDSEKKVKGTVTRKDFASTASGKAFLGVPAEQQAEAGKFYSVQSGDLLFEEKTIRPSEAGERIVFTPNQTHPWNHTSPTVTGNLIEFYTHAFNGVTSPNQTHADLASGNQIWWLKETGNFIALIGFFLMFVPLISLLLKVPFLSKAVTAKIATVSAASTGKQKLVYWVAIAFCTLIPAILFPTLMDKKAGGLDTLSVISLILLGLSVVGGIIGFVTKKKTIGIGSTLLAVVSLVMWLVFQNANSFVKLGAYFNEPTTNQIVYWAIVSALITAFITLAFHYFSKKDAGTTFSSYGISLNPATIVASLCTAIAAVVIGYLILFTLQAVFGTDFRIWVLAVRTFSMEHFITALRYIPFFLVYYFVSAVALNANTRGKKGGYLLSIILNIGGLVLWLVAQYGKDFISGVALYPGQALNGILLLALVPCLAMAAVYSRKVFEKTNNVWLTAFLNTLLFTMITVANTALFWNLV, from the coding sequence ATGAAAAAGGTATATTCGTTTTTGAAAAAACCGCAGGGGCTGCTGGCCCTCTCGCTGGTACTTATGATTCTGGGCAGCTTCTTCGCAGGCATGTTTAACACGTCTGTTTACTCAGTCAATGTGAAAGAAATATCGTTTAAAGGCGACCATGGCAATCTCAGTGGACTGCTGTACACGCCCAAAGGAGCGGGGCCGGAGGATCCAAGGCCGGTCATCATTACAACGCATGGGTATCTGAACACGAAAGAAATGCAGGACGCTCCCGCCATCGAAATGTCCAGACGCGGCTATATCGTCTTGGCGCTAGACCAATACGACCACGGGGATTCACGATGGACCGCAGATATCCCGGTGAAGAGTATGTTCTCCACCTTCTGGGTCTATTCGCAGTTCGACGCAGCGAAGTATATTTATCAGCAGCCTTACACCAAAAAAGACGAGAAGGGCAACGCTTATGTCGCCGTAAGCGGTCACTCCATGGGCGGATTCTCCTCCCTGGTCTCAATGTACATGGATGAGATGAACGCTTTGAAGACCGGCTATCGCATGATTTATTCAGGTATTGCGGTAGGCGCGGATTTCTCCTACGCTTCAGCAATTGCTCCTCAAGATCAGTTGCAGGCTGCTTTCGGCAACCGGACGGTTGGGGTAATCGGCGGCAAATACGACGAATTCTTCTTTAACAAATCGGAATCGGAGAAAAGCGATTCGGAGAAGAAAGTCAAAGGCACGGTTACGCGCAAGGATTTCGCATCGACCGCTTCGGGCAAAGCGTTCCTTGGCGTGCCAGCGGAACAGCAAGCTGAGGCCGGCAAGTTCTATTCCGTGCAATCCGGTGACCTGCTCTTTGAAGAAAAAACGATCCGTCCCTCAGAGGCGGGCGAGCGCATCGTTTTCACGCCGAATCAAACCCATCCATGGAACCACACATCTCCGACAGTGACGGGGAATTTGATCGAGTTCTATACCCATGCTTTCAACGGAGTCACATCGCCTAACCAAACCCATGCAGACCTTGCTTCGGGCAATCAGATTTGGTGGCTGAAGGAAACCGGTAACTTCATCGCCCTGATCGGCTTCTTCCTGATGTTCGTTCCGCTCATCAGCCTGCTGCTCAAAGTACCGTTCCTGAGTAAAGCCGTGACGGCAAAGATTGCGACCGTATCGGCAGCTTCAACCGGCAAACAAAAATTGGTCTACTGGGTAGCCATTGCGTTCTGTACGCTAATCCCGGCGATCCTGTTCCCGACACTGATGGACAAAAAAGCGGGTGGATTAGATACCCTGAGCGTTATCTCTCTCATTTTGCTGGGGTTGAGTGTGGTAGGGGGTATCATTGGGTTCGTTACGAAAAAGAAGACTATTGGCATAGGTAGCACGCTGCTTGCGGTTGTGTCCCTTGTGATGTGGCTGGTTTTCCAAAATGCCAATTCATTCGTTAAGCTTGGGGCTTACTTTAACGAGCCGACGACGAACCAGATCGTTTACTGGGCGATCGTATCGGCATTGATCACAGCTTTCATCACTTTGGCTTTCCATTATTTCTCTAAGAAAGATGCGGGAACGACGTTCAGCAGCTACGGCATTAGCCTAAACCCGGCTACCATCGTTGCCAGCCTCTGCACGGCGATTGCGGCAGTCGTGATCGGCTATCTGATTTTGTTCACACTCCAGGCCGTATTCGGCACCGACTTCCGCATCTGGGTGCTCGCAGTGCGCACCTTCAGTATGGAGCATTTTATTACGGCCTTGCGGTACATTCCGTTCTTCTTAGTCTATTATTTCGTAAGCGCTGTTGCGTTGAACGCAAATACACGAGGCAAAAAAGGTGGCTACTTGCTGTCGATCATTTTGAACATAGGCGGACTTGTTTTGTGGCTGGTGGCACAGTACGGTAAAGACTTCATTTCGGGTGTTGCGCTTTACCCGGGGCAAGCCTTAAACGGCATCCTATTGCTGGCGCTAGTGCCTTGTCTAGCTATGGCTGCGGTCTATTCCCGCAAGGTGTTCGAGAAGACGAACAACGTATGGCTGACCGCTTTCTTGAATACTCTCTTGTTTACCATGATCACGGTCGCCAACACGGCGTTGTTCTGGAATCTGGTCTAA
- a CDS encoding sensor histidine kinase yields the protein MMLVMIFTVVVTVGFYSHITYRMLIDQTKNQLLLQLDKAIGILEGGTLDDLEPSDLTFRYKNHEFNAHFYVVNASGFIVAASNDDFLGKAPDLRVNKEHGMGTIQGNKIMYVSQEMEGYTVVLYTPEKLLKRMFHEAIRLVLASIAVSSLILYVIGFLLVWKITRPIVKLKEVVNRYDPYRGDLKVSQVGATEIDELMHTLQSMSSRIRNHHENQIDFLQTVSHELRTPLMSIQGYANAIKDQVVSQEKGLSIITEESYRLIRMVDRLLELTRLENPDCPQKDQVIDLNEMVSQASDLLSTNAAEHGVQIIWTEREAKIIVPAEQLFELLINLLQNAIRYASAVVRVSFETNKGEWFLAVEDDGNGVPPELQDRIFDRYFKGEAGQTGLGLSICRRIAESIQAELRYERSELGGARFVVAKGKSSF from the coding sequence ATGATGCTCGTCATGATTTTCACGGTTGTTGTGACTGTTGGCTTTTACTCCCACATTACTTATCGAATGCTTATTGATCAAACGAAAAACCAATTGCTTCTTCAGCTGGATAAAGCAATAGGGATTTTGGAGGGTGGCACGCTTGATGATTTGGAGCCCAGTGATCTTACGTTTCGGTACAAAAACCATGAATTTAATGCGCACTTCTATGTTGTTAATGCCTCAGGATTTATTGTAGCGGCAAGCAACGATGATTTCTTGGGCAAGGCTCCTGATCTTCGAGTAAATAAAGAGCATGGAATGGGAACGATACAGGGCAATAAAATCATGTATGTATCGCAAGAGATGGAAGGGTATACGGTTGTTCTATACACGCCGGAAAAATTGTTGAAGCGAATGTTTCATGAGGCGATCCGCCTTGTGTTGGCTTCTATAGCCGTTAGTAGCCTCATTTTGTACGTTATTGGTTTTCTGCTTGTTTGGAAAATTACGCGTCCTATCGTGAAGCTGAAGGAAGTCGTTAATCGTTATGATCCTTATCGTGGCGATCTCAAGGTTTCCCAAGTCGGAGCGACAGAAATTGACGAATTGATGCACACGCTGCAATCGATGTCTAGCCGCATCCGTAATCACCATGAAAACCAGATTGATTTTTTACAGACAGTATCTCATGAGCTTCGTACGCCATTGATGTCGATTCAAGGATACGCTAATGCGATTAAGGACCAGGTCGTATCCCAGGAAAAAGGACTTTCCATTATAACGGAAGAGTCCTATCGGTTGATTCGTATGGTAGATCGGCTCCTCGAGCTGACCAGACTGGAAAATCCGGATTGTCCTCAAAAGGATCAAGTTATCGATTTGAACGAGATGGTTAGTCAGGCAAGCGATTTATTATCAACGAATGCAGCAGAGCACGGAGTTCAGATAATATGGACGGAGCGGGAGGCCAAAATTATAGTTCCTGCGGAGCAGCTTTTTGAGCTTTTAATTAATCTGCTGCAAAATGCGATTCGCTACGCTTCAGCTGTTGTGCGTGTGTCATTCGAAACGAATAAAGGGGAATGGTTTCTAGCCGTTGAGGATGATGGGAACGGAGTGCCACCTGAGCTGCAAGACCGGATTTTCGATCGCTATTTTAAAGGGGAAGCTGGTCAGACAGGTCTGGGGCTCTCCATTTGTCGCCGAATAGCAGAAAGTATACAAGCCGAGCTTCGATATGAACGATCAGAGCTTGGAGGGGCACGTTTTGTTGTTGCAAAGGGCAAAAGCTCATTTTAG
- a CDS encoding beta-mannosidase has product MHMLTLNGAWKMKKTDELEWIDATVPGSVFNDLLRAGKMKDPFYRDNEQEILELTKSDFEYKRSFILAEDALAHDIVLLRCEGLDTLCELFINGTLVLKSDNMHRTYETDVKDFLVTGRNDIHVILRSPTRYVLDKDKEMFLTSCADAVPGISHLRKAHSMFGWDWGPQLPDSGIWRNISLCAYDQGRIDDVNVTQKHSDNSVSLDIHVDIKQWKNSDLSIRATLISPEGKVWEQETNASPSLTDTSITLDITNPQIWWPNNYGSQPLYSLRVFLLDGTTIIDEKTLNIGLRTMKIRQAKDEWGESFEFEVNGKSIFAMGANYIPEDNVFGRLSFERTEKLLKSCVEANYNCVRVWGGGYYPEDYFYDLCDQYGLIVWQDHMYACGAYDFNDEFKENIKLETIDNVKRLRHHACLGIWSGNNELEYAWALWEWTERYGEKLRDDYLRQFEEFLPALNDSLDPGTFYWRSSPSSYGGIDDPNNESVGDMHYWDVWHGRKPITEYRTLFPRFMSEFGLQSFPSLKTVETFTLPADRNIFSSVMEAHQKNGTGNEKILYYISEYFKYPKNFDSLLYVSQLIQAEGMRVAVEHWRRNRGRCMGAIYWQLNDIWPGASWSSLDYFGRWKATHHSAKRFFAPVLASACEEGTSVALHVTNETLNPVEGRLSWRLLNHLSEVIQSGEVAVSLDALSTKEAIGLDFSDVLDNKQKLRQSYLAFELTVDNHPVSGGSVLFVKSKHFDYLDPRISASITESQDSFIIELNSQAFANYVLLDLKTADALWSDNVFDLSADRTKTVTVKKDSLSEALTLEAFQEHLTIRSLYDTYE; this is encoded by the coding sequence ATGCATATGCTAACGCTTAACGGCGCGTGGAAAATGAAAAAAACCGATGAATTGGAGTGGATCGATGCGACCGTTCCCGGTTCCGTGTTTAACGATCTACTGCGAGCGGGGAAGATGAAGGACCCGTTCTACCGGGATAATGAGCAAGAAATTTTGGAGCTGACTAAATCTGATTTCGAATACAAAAGAAGCTTTATTCTCGCAGAAGATGCGCTTGCACATGACATTGTCCTGCTGCGCTGCGAAGGCCTTGATACGTTGTGCGAGCTATTTATTAATGGGACTCTCGTGCTGAAATCCGACAATATGCATCGCACCTACGAGACCGACGTGAAAGACTTCCTCGTTACAGGTCGTAACGACATCCATGTCATTCTAAGATCGCCGACTCGCTACGTTCTGGACAAAGATAAGGAAATGTTTTTGACAAGCTGCGCCGATGCGGTGCCGGGAATATCCCATCTTCGAAAAGCCCACAGCATGTTCGGCTGGGATTGGGGCCCACAGCTGCCGGATTCGGGAATATGGAGAAACATCTCTCTGTGCGCTTATGATCAAGGGAGGATCGACGACGTCAATGTAACGCAAAAGCATAGCGACAATAGTGTCAGCCTTGACATCCATGTAGATATTAAGCAGTGGAAAAATTCCGATCTGAGTATCCGGGCAACGTTGATATCCCCGGAAGGGAAAGTGTGGGAGCAAGAAACGAACGCGAGCCCGAGCCTTACCGATACGTCCATTACATTGGATATTACGAACCCCCAAATATGGTGGCCGAACAATTATGGCAGCCAGCCGCTTTATTCGTTACGAGTATTTTTACTAGACGGAACCACTATCATCGATGAAAAAACACTAAATATCGGCTTACGAACAATGAAGATTAGACAGGCGAAGGACGAATGGGGCGAATCGTTCGAGTTTGAAGTAAATGGGAAGAGCATATTTGCCATGGGTGCCAACTATATACCTGAGGATAACGTCTTCGGGCGGTTAAGCTTCGAAAGAACGGAGAAATTGCTAAAGAGCTGTGTGGAGGCCAACTACAACTGCGTTCGAGTATGGGGCGGCGGCTATTATCCAGAGGATTATTTCTACGATTTGTGCGACCAATACGGGCTGATTGTCTGGCAGGACCATATGTACGCTTGTGGGGCTTACGATTTTAACGACGAATTCAAAGAAAACATCAAGCTGGAGACGATCGACAACGTAAAAAGACTTCGCCATCACGCTTGTCTTGGTATATGGAGTGGCAATAACGAGTTGGAGTACGCATGGGCGCTCTGGGAATGGACGGAAAGATACGGGGAAAAGCTTCGGGACGACTATCTCCGTCAGTTCGAGGAATTCCTTCCAGCGCTTAACGACTCGTTGGATCCGGGCACGTTCTATTGGCGTTCTTCTCCGTCTTCCTACGGAGGAATTGACGATCCGAATAATGAAAGCGTCGGGGACATGCACTATTGGGACGTCTGGCACGGCCGGAAACCGATTACGGAATACAGGACGTTATTTCCGAGATTCATGTCCGAATTCGGACTACAATCTTTTCCGTCTCTCAAGACGGTGGAAACATTCACGCTACCTGCCGACAGAAACATTTTCTCATCTGTCATGGAAGCCCATCAGAAAAACGGAACTGGCAACGAGAAGATTCTTTATTACATTAGCGAATACTTCAAATACCCTAAAAACTTCGACTCGCTCTTGTATGTGTCCCAGCTTATTCAGGCGGAAGGCATGCGTGTTGCCGTGGAACATTGGAGAAGAAATCGGGGAAGATGCATGGGCGCCATCTACTGGCAGCTTAACGATATTTGGCCAGGAGCTTCTTGGTCGAGTCTCGATTATTTCGGCAGATGGAAAGCTACGCACCACTCAGCCAAACGGTTTTTCGCCCCTGTGCTCGCTTCCGCTTGCGAGGAAGGAACTTCCGTTGCTCTTCATGTGACGAACGAAACGTTGAACCCCGTCGAAGGAAGGTTGAGCTGGCGACTACTAAACCATCTTTCCGAGGTCATTCAGTCTGGGGAAGTAGCGGTATCATTGGATGCCCTCTCTACTAAAGAGGCTATAGGACTGGATTTCAGCGATGTCCTAGACAACAAACAAAAGCTGAGACAAAGCTATCTAGCGTTCGAATTGACGGTGGACAACCATCCGGTAAGCGGCGGTTCTGTATTGTTCGTCAAATCCAAGCATTTCGACTATCTCGATCCTCGTATTAGCGCAAGCATTACTGAGTCGCAAGACAGCTTCATCATCGAGCTGAACAGCCAAGCTTTCGCCAACTACGTGTTGTTGGATTTGAAGACTGCCGATGCTCTCTGGAGCGATAACGTCTTTGACTTGTCGGCTGACCGCACCAAAACGGTTACAGTCAAGAAAGACAGCCTGTCCGAGGCTCTAACTCTGGAGGCATTCCAGGAACATCTCACGATTAGGAGCCTTTATGACACGTATGAGTAA
- a CDS encoding carbohydrate ABC transporter permease — MKQSTSEKVGQLLIVLLLILLCVSVLYPFLYMLAISLNVGSDAAKGGVYLWPRKFTLYNFQVVLGNSVIQHSYLITIARTIIGTVSGLLITLLAAFGLSYRVLPLRRTLLGYVLITMLFNGGLIPFYIQLHELSLLNSFWVYIVPSAFSAWNMFVMMKFIQGIPDALVESAEIDGAHPFRVLWSIILPLSKPMLAALGLFTGVFHWNDWFAGAFFISDQNLIPVQTFLQQLLSAQDMSTVLGSNNNIEALARGSMMANVTLMSIKMAVVMVSALPILCVYPFLQKYFVKGVLIGSVKG; from the coding sequence ATGAAACAATCCACAAGTGAAAAGGTCGGCCAATTGCTGATCGTCCTGCTTCTCATTCTTCTATGTGTCTCGGTTCTGTATCCCTTCTTATACATGCTGGCTATTTCGCTTAACGTGGGAAGTGATGCGGCTAAGGGTGGGGTATACCTGTGGCCGAGAAAATTCACGCTGTACAACTTCCAAGTCGTGCTTGGCAACTCCGTTATCCAGCACTCTTACTTGATTACCATTGCTCGTACCATCATAGGTACGGTGTCCGGGCTACTTATTACTCTGCTTGCCGCTTTCGGCTTATCCTATCGGGTGCTGCCGCTACGTAGGACGTTGCTTGGTTACGTACTCATTACAATGCTGTTCAACGGAGGACTTATTCCGTTCTATATCCAGCTTCACGAATTGTCCCTTCTGAATTCGTTCTGGGTCTATATCGTGCCGAGTGCATTCTCTGCATGGAACATGTTCGTCATGATGAAATTCATTCAGGGCATTCCCGACGCCTTGGTCGAATCGGCAGAAATAGATGGTGCGCATCCGTTCAGGGTGTTATGGTCCATCATTCTGCCGCTGTCTAAACCGATGTTGGCTGCGCTTGGTTTGTTCACCGGTGTATTTCATTGGAATGATTGGTTTGCGGGAGCGTTCTTCATATCGGATCAGAATCTCATTCCGGTGCAGACGTTCCTCCAGCAGCTGCTGTCGGCGCAGGATATGTCGACTGTGCTCGGCTCCAATAATAACATTGAGGCGCTAGCCAGAGGCTCGATGATGGCAAACGTTACACTGATGTCAATCAAAATGGCTGTCGTTATGGTCAGTGCGCTTCCGATTTTGTGCGTATACCCTTTCTTGCAGAAGTACTTCGTGAAGGGCGTGCTGATCGGTTCGGTGAAAGGCTAG
- a CDS encoding ABC transporter permease — protein sequence MLARVAKYRWQYVMIAPAVVLLFLFSYIPMAGIQVAFKDFHLGYTIWNSPWVGWDNFSFLQDEQFWVVVKNTLWIAVLKLVFGFPAPIILALLINEVRHSKFKHFVQSVSYLPHFFSWIVVAYILQSMLTLDGGLVNQFITKLGGNPIFFLGSTDWFRPMIVGSGLWKEVGWNTILYLAAITTIDPQQYEAAKVEGAGRLAQIRNITIPGMLPTISIVLILSMPSLIAVGMDQIYPLMNPANQPVADVLDTYILRSGLQQGYFGMATAIGLLSSAISLILVLITNQTAKRINGEGLW from the coding sequence ATGCTAGCAAGAGTAGCCAAATATCGTTGGCAGTATGTCATGATTGCGCCGGCTGTCGTGTTGTTGTTCTTATTCAGCTACATTCCAATGGCCGGCATTCAAGTTGCGTTCAAAGATTTTCACCTCGGTTATACGATCTGGAACAGTCCGTGGGTTGGGTGGGACAATTTCTCCTTCTTACAGGATGAACAGTTCTGGGTAGTTGTGAAAAACACGCTTTGGATCGCAGTTCTCAAATTGGTGTTTGGATTTCCAGCTCCGATTATTCTGGCCTTGCTCATCAATGAGGTCAGGCACAGCAAGTTCAAGCATTTTGTTCAGTCCGTGAGCTATTTGCCCCATTTCTTTTCCTGGATTGTTGTTGCTTATATTCTACAATCCATGCTTACGTTGGATGGCGGGCTGGTCAATCAGTTCATAACTAAGCTGGGAGGGAACCCGATTTTCTTCCTCGGCTCGACCGATTGGTTCCGACCGATGATTGTGGGAAGCGGTCTGTGGAAGGAGGTTGGCTGGAACACGATTTTGTACCTGGCTGCTATTACAACCATTGATCCGCAGCAGTACGAAGCAGCAAAAGTGGAGGGCGCGGGACGATTGGCGCAAATTCGCAACATTACTATCCCTGGTATGCTGCCAACTATCTCTATTGTACTTATTCTTAGCATGCCGAGCTTGATCGCCGTAGGTATGGATCAGATTTATCCATTGATGAATCCGGCCAATCAGCCAGTTGCAGATGTGCTAGACACGTATATTCTTCGCAGCGGGTTGCAGCAAGGGTACTTCGGAATGGCGACGGCAATTGGGCTGTTGTCTTCAGCAATTAGCTTGATTCTTGTGCTTATCACGAATCAGACAGCGAAGAGAATTAACGGGGAGGGGCTGTGGTAA